The nucleotide sequence GACGGGCCCTGGCAGACCGGCCACAAGACGGCGACCGAGTACGGCCGTGTCGCCGCCGAGACCGCCCGCGCGATGCGCCAGATCGACCCCGGCGTCGAACTCGTCGCCTGTGGTTCCTCCAGCCAGTCCATGCCGACCTTCGCCGAATGGGAGGCGACGGTCCTGGCGGAGACGTACGACCTCGTCGACTACATCTCCCTGCACGCCTACTACCAGCCCGAGGACGGAGACGTCGACTCCTTCCTCGCCTCCGCCGTCGACATGGAGTCCTTCATCGAGAACGTGGTCGCCACCGCCGACCACGTGGGCGCGAAGCTCAAGTCCAAGAAGAAGATCAACCTCTCCTTCGACGAGTGGAACGTCTGGTACATCTCGGAGTGGCACGCGATCGAGAACTCCGGCGCGCGGGACTGGGCGGAGGCCCCGCGCCTCCTGGAGGACAACTACAGCGTCATGGACGCCGTCGTCTTCGGCTCCCTCCTCATCGCCCTGCTCCGGCACGCCGACCGCGTCACCGTCGCCTGCCTCGCCCAGCTCGTCAACGTCATCGCCCCGATCATGACCGAGCCCGGCGGCCCGGCCTGGCGGCAGACGACGTTCTTCCCGTTCGCCCAGGCCGCGAAGTACGGACGGGGCGAGGTGCTCGACGTACGGGTGGACTCGCCGACGTACGAGACGAAGAAGTACGGCGAGGCGGATCTGCTGCACGCGACGGCGGTGCGGGCCGAGGACGGTTCGGTGACCGTGTTCGCGGTCAACCGGGGCCGCACGGATGCGTTGCCGCTGGAAGTCGCCCTGAACGGCCTGGACTTGACCCGGATCGTCGAGCACAGCGTGCTGGCCGACGCGGACCCGGACGCGCGGAACACGCTGACGGAGCCCGAGCGGGTCGCTCCGCGGGTCGTGGAGGGTGCGGTGCTGCAGGGTGGTGTGCTGAGCGCGGTTCTTGAGCCGCTGTCGTGGAATGTGATCCGGCTCGGCTGAGAGCCCGGGACCCAGTCCCGCGCCCCTCGGGGGCCCGGGTCTTCCGGGATGTCCGCTGGGACGTCCGCGTGGTCGACAATGTGGGACATGAGGATCTCGGCACGGGCGGATTACGCCGTACGCGCGGTACTGGAAGTCGCCGTACGGCAGGACAGCGGTCCGGTGAAGGCGGAAGCCATCGCCACCGTGCAGGAGATCCCGCACAAGTTCCTGGAGGGCATCCTCGGGGACCTGAGGCGTGCTGGGCTGGTCACGAGTCGGCGGGGCGGCAGCGGCGGCTATCAGCTGGCCCGGGACGCCGACTCGATCACGGTCGCGGATGTGATCCGCGCCGTCGACGGCCCCATCGTGTCGGTACGGGGGGAACGGCCGACCGGCCTGACCTACACCGGCTCGGCCGAGCCGCTGCTGCCGTTGTGGATCGCGCTGCGGGCCAATGTGCGCCGCATCCTGGAGGGCGTCACGGTGGCCGACATCGCGGCCGGCACCCTCCCCGAGCCGGTGAAGAACCTGGCGGCGGAG is from Streptomyces sp. NBC_01314 and encodes:
- a CDS encoding Rrf2 family transcriptional regulator — translated: MRISARADYAVRAVLEVAVRQDSGPVKAEAIATVQEIPHKFLEGILGDLRRAGLVTSRRGGSGGYQLARDADSITVADVIRAVDGPIVSVRGERPTGLTYTGSAEPLLPLWIALRANVRRILEGVTVADIAAGTLPEPVKNLAAEPTAWENP
- a CDS encoding alpha-N-arabinofuranosidase — encoded protein: MTRTARFTLDPAFKVGEVNPRLFGSFVEHLGRCVYTGIYEPDHPAADEAGLRTDVLDLVRELGVTTIRYPGGNFVSGYKWEDSVGPAEDRPRRLDLAWRSTETNRFGLSEYIAFLKKVGPQAEPMMALNLGTRGVAEALELQEYANHPAGTALSDLRAAHGDKDPFGINLWCLGNEMDGPWQTGHKTATEYGRVAAETARAMRQIDPGVELVACGSSSQSMPTFAEWEATVLAETYDLVDYISLHAYYQPEDGDVDSFLASAVDMESFIENVVATADHVGAKLKSKKKINLSFDEWNVWYISEWHAIENSGARDWAEAPRLLEDNYSVMDAVVFGSLLIALLRHADRVTVACLAQLVNVIAPIMTEPGGPAWRQTTFFPFAQAAKYGRGEVLDVRVDSPTYETKKYGEADLLHATAVRAEDGSVTVFAVNRGRTDALPLEVALNGLDLTRIVEHSVLADADPDARNTLTEPERVAPRVVEGAVLQGGVLSAVLEPLSWNVIRLG